The DNA window GCGAACGGGAGAGTCCACACCGGGTTCGTCAGCCAACGGTATTTCTGGGTTTGATGAGGATGAGTATGCTCCAGTTGCACTAACCTTGGTTCTCTTTGAGCCGCCACTCTGTGTAGGTAGTTAGCTTCTCCATTTTTGCTCCAACCAAAGCATGTTCCAATGCCTCTCAAAAGTGAATCTTTGACCATAATTTGTGGAATAAAAAGTTTATAAGCCAACTCCTTTATATCATCAGCGTTCGAACCACTCCTTATCTTTCGACTAGCTTGATCGTAGCAACCAGTAAATTGTGCAACAGCCTTGTTGCTCTTATACCATCGTTTCTTACATGCAACTACCTCCCTTGTCATGTCGGAGCAAAATTCTACACAGTAGCTATGAATTCGACTCCAAACTATTTTCCCCTTTTGATCGATACCAACTATAGGGTCAATTGAAATATTTAATCATGCACTGATCAGTATCTCATTATCTTTTTAATGCCAGTGTTGAATACTATCTTGCCTCCATtcttcaatatcatcatcattgagGTTGATAGCATCTAATCCACAAGGGTTGGCAAAATCTGAATATTGCGAATTTGGACTAGATTGTATAGGAGTCTGAGAGGATGGGTTAAAAGAGCCACCAACACCAGATGAGTTATGTCTTGATGCACTAAATTGAGTTGGAAACGGCAAGGGAGTTGAAGTAACATTTCCGATAGAGGGGTTAAATAtggatgaaaatgaaaaatggagtatttgtgaattttgattttgcgGTTGGAATAtagaaaattgattattataaggagtttaaaaattgaaattagaaagattttgtggatttggattttgaaatgtATTTGGTAGTATGAAGTTTTGATTTGGAACTTGAGAGTTTGAGGTTTGAGATTGTTGGGTATTTGAAATTTGAGGAAAGTTTTATAagtaattgaagaaagagttgAGTTGGTTTTGATCcattttttcaaacaaaaaataatagtagcagaattttgattttgtaaacttggaagaagatgaagaaaagtaGTAGAGAGTGTGACAATAAGAGTGTATCTAAGTGGTATATATAgagtaacaaaatattaatttattaataataacggtAATATAGTAACGGCTAGTTTTTAATGGCTATTTTTAcaacggctagttttgcaacggctaaattaatataataatataattaNNNNNNNNNNNNNNNNNNNNNNNNNNNNNNNNNNNNNNNNNNNattttattttacttgccaTTTGGCAATTATGTATTGGTTAATGGAAGTCCCTATTCAGAGGGACTTCCTCGTTTTGAATTGCGTGAAGGAACTCAAGTGAGTTCCTCTCTAACGCCtcatctctcttttctctctgaCAATACAGTAGGAGGACTCCAAAGTTTTGCCCGTTGGAGATGCTCTAAAAGcatttctctcttctccattaggaggaactaactttagtccTTATTGTGGtctcacttaattaattaattaaaatacttaaaattaatgtaattaatttttttcaataatataatttaagtttataaatttaaaaataattcactattaaaagatattaatattaaataaattcatatataacaataatacgtAATATATAATTCGAGATTacactaatttgtaaaattacttaatacaaaGGAAAACATAATTAAGCTCTATAGTTGACGACAAGCATTGTGAAATTGCCATATGTGTTCAATTAAGTCCTCTTTCAATTGTCTATGCTGCTGCCTATTTTGAAGTTGGGCATTTCTTTGGAGAAATTGATGGTATGGTGCAAAATCTTCTTTTCCCAGCTGAGGTTGTGATAAGCCATTTTCGACATCATCATACTCTAAGCCTTGAGCAAAATTTCTTACATAAGTGTCTCTTTCATCCTTAACAATCATATTATGCAATATAATAGAAGCTCTCATTATGttggcaagcttcttcttttctcaAAAGCCAGATGCACCATGTATAATTGCAAAGCGTGCTTGCAACACTCCAAATGCTCGATCCACATCTTTTCTTTGCCCTTATTGGTATTGTGCAAATAACTTGCGTTTTTCTCCTTGTAGCTTTGAGATTGATTTGACAAATGTGGCTCATTCAGGATAAATACCATCTGCTAAATAGTATCCCATAGTATAATTATTACCATTAATAGTATAATTTATCTCCGAAGCACGGTCATTTAGAATATCATCGAACACTGGAGAACGATCTAACACATTGATATCGTTATTTGAACCAGAAACTCCAAAGAACGCATGTCATATCCAAATGTCTGAAGATGCTACAACCTCAAGTACTATGGTTGCAACCCCATGATAACCACTCATGTACATATCTTTCCACGCC is part of the Arachis duranensis cultivar V14167 chromosome 1, aradu.V14167.gnm2.J7QH, whole genome shotgun sequence genome and encodes:
- the LOC110276541 gene encoding glutathione S-transferase T2-like, producing MTREVVACKKRWYKSNKAVAQFTGCYDQASRKIRSGSNADDIKELAYKLFIPQIMVKDSLLRGIGTCFGWSKNGEANYLHRVAAQREPRLVQLEHTHPHQTQKYRWLTNPVWTLPFAHKDQRRANEKNVRERKLMDREKEREEEKEHRAKIMAIKEKELQIQAAIKKQELQTQRYIKEMEIKAKEREMKRMAKEREREMDMQILNADTSTMSEKRRALHEIACEKIIAKWFT